Within Diabrotica virgifera virgifera chromosome 7, PGI_DIABVI_V3a, the genomic segment ACAGAAGTTAATGCGGAATATTTCATGAGTGATGATGATCCTAAATATTATAATGCATGGAAGAAGATAATGAGACAAGAACCAAGGAGACTATTATGTACGTGGCATGTGGTGAAGAACTGGAACATTAGAGGAAAGAAAAAATTACAGGATCCAACTTTGAAGGCGCAAATGAAAAATGAACTCAGGCAGATTATTCGAGAACCAGATGAAGATAAATTTAAAGAACTATGTGACAAATATGTATCCAAACTAGAAGAGGCAAATGAGATAGAATTTGTCGATTATCTGaaaaggtaaataattatatgaAATCATACATTTTAAGACACccttaagtattttttttttctagacAATACTTGGCTgaacacagaaaaaaattgtGGCCCTATTGTTACAGAAGAAATGCCGGGATTAATACCAACATGGCAATTGAATCACTCAACAATCTACTAAAGACGAATTACCTCAAGAGAAATGCAGCAGTGGGGATTGAGAAGCTACTGGATACAATGGATGAGCTAGTTGAAGAAAAAATGTGGACGAGGATAGTTGATATAATACGACCAAGCGCAAATAATTATCAAGACAGGCTTTCAATAAGAGCACACAAACGGGCAGCATCGATGAAAGGCAAACTAGAAGAACTGGTTAAGGAGACTGCATATGGCCATTATGAGGTAAAATCCTTTAAAGGTATGAATATATTACGTTATGTAAATTTTAGACAAGTGTGTGAGAGTGAGTGTAAGACATTGTTTTGTAGAGTGTGTAAGATTTGTATTCACCGTTATTGGTGTAGTTGTGATGACTATATGGTGAGGAATACCTTGTGTCAGCATGTGCACTTGGTAAGAATGTATGAGGAGCGTTTGGGTAGTAACTCTGTTGTAGATGATGCTGCAAGGTGTTTAGGAGAAATGTCAACTATCAAATCAAGGCATGAGGAGGAAATTAATGAATTTGTCAGAGGGAAGCTAGAACAGACAAATGTGACCCAGGAAAAAACCAAAAGAAGTCTTCAACAGGAATATCTCATTAATGTGTTGAACGGATTAGATGACCAAGGTTTTACCGAATTTATAAGGAGGACTCAAGGAATTCTGGAAGAAGTTAATAATAAGGCAAAGAACATTACGAAGAAGCGAAAAATGGAGACTCAGGAGTATTTTCCTTCAAAAAAAAAGAACtgattaaacattttttattaacaatttttgtaGCTCACATGCATTCTTGATTtgtacctgtattgattttttatttacaagatCATTAGTTAATTTAACATTACAGATTTTACTTGAATAGTAATAAATACAGTGAAATTTTATAAGATTATAGATTATGTTACTTAAGTTAGGTCTGAATTTTAAAGCTATGTTAAGTAAGATGTAATTTGATAACTTTTATATGAGTTGTATTTTTAAATTGGGATCTACTGGGCCGTAGGCGAGGTTTAGAGGGGTTTTACCTTCGCCATTGCACCAATAACGGCGCCCCCTCTCccaatttttaataaagaaattttaaacagccattttagtgttttttttatttgcaatAGTTATTTCAAGTAAACATTAATTTACTCAATTTTGTTCAGAAATAAATCTCGAAATTCGATTACGTTTATCCAAATGCGATGTCTGGTCGACtattctctatgcagttgagacatggacccttgaaacatcaaccgtaaataagttggaagcctttgaaatgtggatctaccggagaattctcaaaatttcgtggacatcgcatacctcaaacgaagaagtgctgcatagaatatgcgaggcaagagaacttttcaacacagtgaaagttagaaaaacatcatacctaggccacatactgagaaaataagtaccaatatgcccaacttatagtgaaagggaaggagaggactaggatggaaaagactatcgtggctcagaaatatccgacaatggacaggactaaattttgaacagctgaagacagaagagtttgcaattgtagtaggcaacctccattgaggagacggcactttaagaagaaaaaGTGGAAGACATGGGAGGATAGCAACAAGAGTTCGAACAAATGCAGGAGAAACTGACAATTTTTTGTGAAAGTGAGGGTTCATCAGGGTTTCGTGTTAAGCTCGTATTTATTCTCATTGGTGCAGGTGCTGGATCAGATAACAGCTGAACTTCAAGGGGAGGTGCTTGGTATTGAATGTACGCAGATGATAGTAGAAAAGTGGAAGAAAGACTCAAGCAGTGGAGACAAGTACCTGAAGAAAAATGATAACATTAAATAGGACAAAACCAGAATATTCTTTTAAAGATGGTATTCCAAATATGGATCGAGTAGTCAGCTTCGATAGAAAAGAACTCAAAAGATTTTTTTAGACTCCACGTGAGAAAGCAAAGAGAGTGATTATGACTAATGTTCCAAAAATAATAAGTAATAACAAAAACAAACATTTCCTAATGCAAAAGCTAAAACAAAAATACCTGGATATCTAATAGAAACTACAACAAGGAACAATAATTACATTTATAATAAAACTAATAGTCAACTTCAGGGGAACGGCGCAAAATGTCTcctgtcaaaattttaaatgtatttttttttcgaatcctgagaaaactgtcaagtatttttgaaaaatttaaacgcagaacgaaagattacgttattaccgagggacaaaagtcctttagaataaataaaaagtttctttagaatgaaatatttgcaattaaaaattacactaaattttcttttattttcacccctgtagcttcttaaaataaacattaaaggcGTTTTCAGGGACGTTCGGCCCTCAGTAAAAATGCAATCTTGTCATTCTTCGTTtatattattcaaaaatatttagtagttttctcaggattcgaaaaatgaatacatttaaacacattgaatattttgacatttttctgCGTCAACTTCGTAACTACGAATAGCaaatttttcaggagagcaaCAAAAACGTTTAATGTTAGTGtcgttaaaaatttaataattttaattactTGATAGTAATACAATTTAATTGTTAGCAAGTCAAcgtcaaaaatgaaaaaaagtttAGATACGAGGTTGACGCAGAAATGGGACGATTTTGCGTGTATGCAAACCTAAAATGCGGTTATCAATAATACACAATTTtcattgtaataataaatatgaaacccgccaaattttaaattaagaCAGACCCATCAACCAATCACAGAAAACGTAGGAATTCCACTACTTTGTGTTCTGTGTCACTAGCTTACCTTTGCTGTGATTGGTCGGCAACAAACGTAGGCTAAGTGCATTTGACTGTAGTCTTTAAACGTCAACAATCATGACAATCAATCAACATAACCAACATAACCAGGGTTGCCAGATGAAGTGAAAACATAACGCTAAggcaaagaatactccatccaataAGAAGCGAAAGCACCTGTCGGCTCCTTTGATATTCAGGGGACAGAAATATCGGTCGGAGAATGGTAGGGGTAATACTTCACACTACACTAAGAAAAGTAGTGAGGAATTCGTTCAAAACAGTAGGAAATTTGAGTTACACTGAGAaacaaagtaataattaaaactatagtatttttaagttgatctatttaatatgaattgtatttttttctgtaaaatttaatataacccatatatcaattttgtactgataagtaaaaaggttttaagttaaaaatatcgattttgactAAGTTTTGTAAACTTATGTAAACGTGGTGGATTTTTAATGCTTAGCTGAATTGAATAGTTAATTTCAAAATAGAGATTAAAATTTCTAtctatttctattacttttttcgtactaaaaaacttgttaaaataaatatttttagataGAAGACCTTTTAACTTAGTAAAGAATTAtacttttaaattttctattaaCTTTGTCTTACGTTGataacttttttgcttctttttgATAAATTTCTTTGAATGTCTATTGATCTCCAAAACCACCATATTCTCGCTGCACGAGGAAACTCTGCGGCTGAGGCTAGAATGACTTTATTCACCTTCGATTTCTTTCTGTGCATCTGAGGTTTCTGGAAACTCTGGTTGTACTGTACCAAATTCAACTCGCCTGGATATATAACAATTATCCCACCACATCTAGCATctaatacctgggaattaatctatcag encodes:
- the LOC126887728 gene encoding uncharacterized protein LOC126887728; the protein is MDSTYPSTSTSSLPGACHLCSKIFKNVELRNRHIKRIHKTDVPPRANNKMNQNHIICPLCDQETNFESHEKLRKHLQDCHQLSIELITFEFSSKQEYETWKDMQKIETSYACSRTIRGKEHKIMYYDCNRSDIHGYKPNYKIRTEKSGGSIRIKGVCPSRLACKLRDQGQVSVSYWKTHVGHKEELRTMHLSKAEEKTVVEKLMAGVPPTRILKDSRKLEVPQLDRLAVITSQDLRNLTRKYNIHKKRDQNDMIAAALKVQEWNANNKNYAFLFKKEGEDHDILRKEDFAVGFMNAVMEEKLLEFPNIICVDGTHGTNKKGLDLTILLVKDDRNAGFPVAFLLSNRLDQRIQEVFLDALKNKIQTEVNAEYFMSDDDPKYYNAWKKIMRQEPRRLLCTWHVVKNWNIRGKKKLQDPTLKAQMKNELRQIIREPDEDKFKELCDKYVSKLEEANEIEFVDYLKRQYLAEHRKKLWPYCYRRNAGINTNMAIESLNNLLKTNYLKRNAAVGIEKLLDTMDELVEEKMWTRIVDIIRPSANNYQDRLSIRAHKRAASMKGKLEELVKETAYGHYEVKSFKGMNILRYVNFRQVCESECKTLFCRVCKICIHRYWCSCDDYMVRNTLCQHVHLVRMYEERLGSNSVVDDAARCLGEMSTIKSRHEEEINEFVRGKLEQTNVTQEKTKRSLQQEYLINVLNGLDDQGFTEFIRRTQGILEEVNNKAKNITKKRKMETQEYFPSKKKN